A single window of Candidatus Binatia bacterium DNA harbors:
- a CDS encoding DUF1566 domain-containing protein, which produces MNRATILTLLLLHTFATPAAAEIIGLLETPDGFASQVGNVQGWVYTTTPGAELIQPFDVLIDGVKTGEVPCCSERGDVNAGDPSIPLRTGFSGVTNWAREAGRGPITVQVRVRDTMGGEALLTNANVDVFSLATFPFSALVEFDQENGSVASRCTLSNDGVFTPGSAELSCTNLVSTKGDLSETEICDGTVRFAWDKASQGFKQVSDCEALPRWTDHGDGTATDNWTGLMWELKTVGRFIIHERDDEFTWASTAGAPGAPDGGAFVEFLGTLNGGEWNGATTTGCFANKCDWRLPTLGELKEILSEQEPFCTTPPCTTIPGETAEGFYWSSSALTGAPGAAWGVNFNDAAVRFDTKSRANHVRAVRGGY; this is translated from the coding sequence ATGAACCGCGCAACCATTTTGACCCTCCTCCTACTGCACACCTTCGCAACGCCGGCAGCGGCCGAGATCATCGGTCTTCTAGAGACCCCCGACGGCTTTGCCTCCCAGGTCGGCAACGTTCAGGGCTGGGTCTACACCACGACCCCCGGTGCGGAGCTGATCCAGCCCTTCGACGTATTGATCGACGGCGTCAAGACCGGAGAGGTGCCCTGCTGCTCGGAACGCGGGGACGTGAACGCGGGCGACCCGAGCATCCCGCTTCGCACGGGATTCTCGGGCGTGACGAATTGGGCACGCGAGGCTGGACGCGGTCCGATCACCGTGCAGGTCCGGGTACGCGACACGATGGGCGGGGAAGCCCTCCTCACAAACGCGAACGTAGATGTGTTCTCCCTGGCCACCTTCCCGTTCAGCGCGCTCGTGGAATTCGACCAGGAGAACGGTTCGGTCGCATCGCGCTGCACCCTCTCGAACGATGGGGTCTTCACCCCGGGGAGCGCAGAACTCTCGTGCACCAACCTGGTGTCGACGAAGGGCGACTTGTCGGAGACCGAAATCTGCGACGGCACCGTTCGGTTTGCCTGGGACAAGGCGTCGCAGGGGTTCAAGCAGGTGAGCGACTGCGAGGCTCTGCCTCGTTGGACCGACCACGGCGACGGCACCGCCACCGACAACTGGACCGGCCTCATGTGGGAGCTCAAGACCGTCGGCCGTTTTATCATCCACGAAAGGGACGACGAGTTCACGTGGGCGAGCACGGCCGGGGCCCCCGGGGCTCCGGATGGTGGCGCGTTCGTGGAGTTCTTGGGGACGCTCAACGGGGGCGAGTGGAACGGGGCTACGACGACTGGCTGTTTCGCGAACAAGTGCGACTGGCGGCTCCCGACCTTGGGCGAGCTCAAAGAAATTCTGAGTGAGCAGGAACCTTTCTGCACGACTCCGCCCTGCACGACGATTCCAGGCGAAACCGCGGAGGGTTTCTATTGGTCGTCGTCCGCCTTGACCGGCGCTCCCGGGGCCGCGTGGGGAGTCAATTTCAACGACGCCGCCGTCCGCTTCGATACCAAGTCACGCGCAAACCACGTCCGCGCCGTCCGCGGCGGCTACTGA
- a CDS encoding transporter substrate-binding domain-containing protein — protein MTLLSLALLLSPANLMAATEPSASGATDSATSAAPDSKPKKLRIGTRNAPPFSFQLPDGTWTGISIDLWRAIAEDLNLEFEIHELKLEKLIESTRKNEINVAVAAIGMTAQRNQIIEFSYPFFSTGLAMAVKSGESGGWWEFLDRLFSKSFLRSAGLLFLILLVTGVLIWAAEHRRNPSQFGGSAADGIGAGFWWSAVTMTTVGYGDKSPITPLGRSLALVWMFISLFALAGLTGAMASALTVTQLTPRIQGPADLSRVRVGALAGSTGAAYLRQNFILYSTFPNTEAGLDAVNARKIDTFVNDEPVLAYGVKRDGTGELSILPQTFDPGFYAFGFPRHSPLRRDVNSSILQIMETSEWLGILARYVDASKQHLETPPRD, from the coding sequence GTGACCCTGCTCTCCCTCGCGCTGCTGCTCTCGCCGGCCAACCTCATGGCGGCGACGGAACCCTCAGCCTCTGGCGCGACGGACTCAGCAACGAGCGCTGCGCCCGACAGCAAACCGAAAAAGCTGCGCATCGGGACCAGGAATGCCCCGCCCTTTTCCTTCCAGCTTCCCGACGGCACCTGGACCGGGATCAGCATCGACCTCTGGCGTGCGATCGCCGAAGATCTGAATCTCGAATTTGAAATCCACGAACTGAAACTCGAGAAGTTAATCGAGTCGACTCGGAAAAATGAGATCAATGTCGCCGTGGCGGCCATCGGAATGACCGCCCAGCGCAACCAAATCATCGAGTTCTCGTATCCCTTCTTTAGCACCGGCCTCGCGATGGCCGTAAAGTCCGGTGAATCGGGCGGCTGGTGGGAGTTTCTGGATCGGCTTTTTTCCAAATCCTTCCTGCGTTCGGCCGGACTCCTCTTCCTGATTCTGCTCGTCACGGGGGTTCTGATTTGGGCAGCGGAGCATCGACGCAATCCGTCGCAATTTGGAGGGTCGGCAGCTGACGGAATCGGTGCTGGCTTCTGGTGGTCGGCGGTCACCATGACCACAGTGGGCTACGGCGATAAATCACCGATCACCCCATTGGGGCGAAGTCTAGCGCTGGTATGGATGTTCATCTCCCTGTTTGCCCTCGCCGGGTTGACCGGAGCAATGGCATCCGCGCTGACCGTGACGCAGCTCACGCCGCGGATTCAGGGCCCGGCCGACCTTTCGCGGGTCCGCGTGGGGGCACTCGCCGGTTCTACCGGGGCTGCTTATCTGCGCCAGAACTTCATTCTCTATTCCACTTTTCCCAACACCGAGGCAGGCCTCGACGCCGTGAATGCGCGCAAGATCGACACTTTTGTAAACGACGAACCCGTTCTGGCCTATGGCGTCAAAAGAGATGGAACCGGAGAACTCTCGATCTTGCCGCAAACTTTTGATCCCGGATTCTACGCCTTTGGCTTCCCCCGCCACAGCCCATTGCGCCGCGACGTCAACTCCTCGATTCTCCAGATCATGGAAACATCCGAATGGCTCGGCATCCTCGCTCGCTACGTCGATGCTTCAAAGCAGCACCTCGAGACGCCTCCTCGAGACTAG
- a CDS encoding PqiC family protein, whose translation MTRSCRLSLLSAVALALACSSPTSRFYTLAPTVPADLSAHAALAIGVGPVEIPSAVDRPQFVLQVAPNRVTLHEYHRWAAPLGEAIAQTVAADLSALLGTPDVVPLPAPGFRYDLRVTLDVQRFESVPDQRVEIDAVWSVHDSADPAGMRSGRTVAQEPVEGRDVEALAAAHSRALGQLSRRIAQAIQAEMPSRESPKK comes from the coding sequence ATGACCCGTTCCTGCCGACTCTCACTCTTGTCCGCGGTTGCTCTCGCCCTGGCTTGCTCTTCTCCAACGTCCAGGTTCTACACGCTCGCGCCCACCGTGCCCGCGGACTTGTCCGCCCATGCGGCCCTCGCGATCGGAGTGGGGCCGGTCGAAATCCCTTCCGCGGTAGACCGTCCACAGTTCGTGCTGCAGGTGGCGCCCAACCGCGTGACGCTCCACGAGTACCATCGGTGGGCTGCTCCCCTCGGCGAGGCCATCGCCCAGACCGTCGCTGCCGACCTCTCCGCGCTGCTCGGGACGCCCGACGTGGTACCGCTTCCCGCTCCCGGCTTTCGCTATGACCTCCGGGTCACCCTCGACGTTCAGCGATTCGAGTCCGTGCCCGACCAGCGGGTCGAGATCGACGCGGTGTGGTCTGTCCACGACAGCGCAGATCCAGCGGGCATGCGTTCGGGACGAACGGTCGCCCAGGAGCCCGTCGAAGGGCGCGATGTCGAAGCTCTCGCAGCCGCTCACAGCCGGGCTCTCGGCCAGCTGAGCCGGCGGATTGCCCAGGCCATTCAGGCGGAGATGCCGAGCCGGGAAAGCCCGAAAAAATAG
- a CDS encoding MlaD family protein produces MPDIDPPIPESRVTERKRKRLSFVWIVPLVAAAAGGWIAVTGILNRGPTITIVFDSAEGLEAGKTQIQYNGVEIGTLTQIRLSKDRTEVEATASIKAGNEDLLVEGTHFWVVRPRISGAEVSGLETLLSGAFISLEIGKSKKRKRRFVALKEPPVVESGVPGRFFLLNTDNLGSLEQGSPIYLRRFKVGQVSSYNLNKDGKSFDVKIFVNALYDQYVNAATRFWQASGVDISLSANGVEVETQSLLSILIGGIAFQTPASAKVLTPAEENSRFELFASRATAFQTPLGKAEDFVLIFNQSIRGLEIGAPVELQGVRIGEVVDTELIFDTSRKDVSVPVTIRIYEGLLGLKQNADDDDGRRMRIEALVEKGYRAQLRTGSFITGALFVAIDSFPSAPPAKIDWSQDPPHLATVSGGLASIEDEARELLTEIKTIPFQKIGEDVAIAVAQLNQTLLRATTLMESANGLVQPNSVLLSELDRALEEVSGAARSVRVLADYLERHPESLIFGKSGEEN; encoded by the coding sequence ATGCCTGACATCGACCCGCCGATTCCCGAGTCCCGAGTGACGGAAAGAAAGAGAAAACGTCTTTCGTTCGTGTGGATCGTGCCCCTCGTGGCGGCCGCGGCCGGGGGCTGGATTGCGGTCACCGGAATCCTGAACCGCGGACCGACCATCACGATCGTATTCGACTCTGCAGAAGGCTTGGAGGCAGGAAAAACTCAGATCCAATACAACGGCGTAGAGATTGGGACATTGACGCAGATCCGCCTCTCGAAAGACCGTACGGAGGTCGAGGCGACCGCGTCGATCAAGGCGGGGAACGAAGATCTTCTCGTCGAAGGAACCCACTTTTGGGTCGTGCGCCCGCGCATCTCCGGCGCCGAGGTTTCCGGACTCGAAACACTACTTTCGGGGGCGTTCATCAGCCTGGAAATCGGAAAGTCCAAGAAAAGAAAACGTCGATTCGTCGCTCTGAAAGAGCCCCCGGTGGTCGAGTCCGGTGTCCCAGGGCGCTTCTTCTTGTTGAATACCGACAATCTCGGCTCGCTGGAGCAGGGATCCCCCATCTATCTTCGGCGGTTTAAGGTGGGCCAGGTCTCGTCGTATAACCTCAATAAGGACGGCAAGTCGTTCGACGTGAAGATTTTCGTCAACGCCCTCTACGATCAATACGTCAATGCCGCGACGCGCTTTTGGCAGGCGAGTGGGGTCGACATTTCGCTCAGTGCAAACGGCGTCGAGGTCGAAACCCAGTCGCTTCTTTCCATCCTCATTGGCGGTATCGCGTTTCAGACTCCGGCCTCGGCCAAGGTCTTGACTCCGGCGGAGGAGAATTCGCGTTTCGAGCTCTTCGCTTCGCGCGCGACCGCGTTCCAAACGCCTCTCGGTAAGGCGGAGGACTTCGTCCTCATTTTCAATCAATCAATCAGAGGACTGGAGATTGGTGCTCCAGTAGAGCTGCAGGGGGTGCGAATCGGCGAGGTCGTCGATACGGAGCTGATTTTCGATACGAGCCGCAAGGACGTCTCGGTTCCCGTCACCATTCGTATTTACGAAGGCCTGCTCGGTCTCAAGCAGAATGCGGACGATGACGACGGCCGCAGGATGCGTATCGAAGCGCTGGTCGAGAAGGGCTATCGCGCGCAGCTGCGCACGGGTAGCTTTATTACCGGTGCTCTATTCGTTGCGATCGATTCTTTCCCCAGTGCACCCCCGGCCAAGATCGACTGGTCGCAAGACCCGCCCCACCTTGCGACGGTGTCGGGGGGACTCGCCAGCATCGAAGACGAGGCGCGCGAACTTCTTACGGAGATCAAAACGATTCCGTTCCAGAAAATCGGTGAGGACGTCGCCATCGCAGTTGCGCAGTTGAACCAGACGCTCCTGCGGGCCACGACCCTCATGGAGAGCGCCAATGGCCTGGTCCAACCGAATTCCGTGCTCCTTTCCGAATTGGATCGAGCCCTCGAGGAGGTAAGCGGTGCGGCGAGGTCGGTCCGGGTACTCGCCGACTATCTCGAACGTCACCCCGAATCGCTCATTTTCGGAAAGTCCGGGGAGGAAAACTGA
- a CDS encoding paraquat-inducible protein A yields MQRGLQSCETCELLSQPVDGATSGRCPRCGQPVEFRKARSLQRTWALILAAAICYVPANLFPVLSTVTIEGAESDTIMGGVVLLWSPSGWPLSLIVLVASIMIPCGKIVALIHLLLSVQRGSIKNREERVRLYRLVEVIGRWSMVDVFVDTFTVALVQLQPLMSVEPGPGLFFFATVVVLTMLAVASFDPRLIWDSNNQKEVRHA; encoded by the coding sequence ATGCAGCGGGGATTGCAGAGTTGCGAAACCTGCGAATTGCTATCGCAGCCGGTGGACGGGGCGACGAGCGGGCGATGTCCGCGCTGTGGCCAACCGGTCGAGTTCCGCAAGGCCAGAAGTCTGCAACGGACGTGGGCTCTCATTCTGGCCGCGGCGATCTGTTACGTGCCCGCGAATCTTTTCCCGGTGTTGTCTACCGTCACGATCGAAGGGGCGGAGTCCGACACCATCATGGGGGGCGTGGTTCTTCTATGGTCTCCGAGCGGATGGCCGCTGTCGCTGATCGTTCTCGTTGCGAGCATCATGATCCCGTGCGGCAAGATCGTGGCTTTGATCCATCTCCTACTGAGTGTGCAGCGTGGCTCGATCAAGAACCGCGAAGAGCGCGTTCGCCTCTACCGGCTGGTCGAGGTCATCGGAAGGTGGTCGATGGTCGACGTGTTCGTTGACACGTTTACCGTGGCGCTCGTGCAACTCCAGCCCTTGATGTCGGTTGAACCCGGCCCTGGCCTGTTCTTCTTCGCTACGGTCGTCGTCCTGACGATGTTGGCCGTTGCGTCCTTTGATCCACGGCTGATTTGGGATTCCAACAATCAGAAAGAGGTGCGCCATGCCTGA
- a CDS encoding paraquat-inducible protein A, translated as MYNRPLADPSLIACLDCDLLQRLPDPESPGSVECPRCARTLWARREDSIDRTLALSAAAVSLCLLANSVPILGLSAVGNQAFTTVFGGAVQLWRDGQQLVATLVFFTAIGAPVLQIGFTTAIALGAKRDPVPRWVAGLLAHLPGAKIWTMVEVMMLGTLVALMKIADYAMVIPGIGLFALGALIVVLAALHVVFDPREIWERVEWTGPGRPEVQEQSAQPEDPGA; from the coding sequence ATGTACAACCGTCCACTGGCGGACCCGTCGCTGATCGCCTGCCTCGACTGCGACCTGCTGCAGCGTCTGCCCGACCCCGAGTCTCCCGGGTCGGTCGAGTGCCCACGCTGTGCGCGGACTCTATGGGCGCGCCGAGAAGACTCGATCGATCGCACCCTCGCGCTCTCCGCCGCGGCCGTCTCTCTGTGTCTTCTCGCGAATTCGGTGCCCATCCTGGGACTTTCCGCGGTCGGCAACCAGGCCTTCACGACGGTCTTCGGAGGGGCGGTCCAACTTTGGCGGGATGGCCAGCAACTCGTCGCGACCCTGGTATTCTTCACGGCCATCGGTGCACCGGTTCTGCAGATCGGCTTCACGACGGCAATCGCGCTCGGAGCCAAGCGAGACCCCGTGCCGCGCTGGGTCGCAGGACTTCTGGCGCACCTCCCTGGCGCCAAGATCTGGACCATGGTCGAGGTCATGATGTTGGGGACGCTCGTCGCTCTCATGAAGATCGCGGACTACGCGATGGTCATTCCAGGCATCGGGCTCTTCGCTCTCGGGGCGCTGATCGTGGTCTTGGCGGCCCTGCATGTCGTGTTCGACCCGAGGGAAATCTGGGAACGGGTCGAATGGACGGGACCGGGGCGACCAGAGGTCCAAGAGCAGTCCGCCCAGCCGGAAGATCCCGGCGCATGA